Proteins encoded together in one Xyrauchen texanus isolate HMW12.3.18 chromosome 50, RBS_HiC_50CHRs, whole genome shotgun sequence window:
- the LOC127641360 gene encoding gastrula zinc finger protein XlCGF57.1-like yields the protein MPNLLSLPQQLYLKLHCSSGDETGGYGAMEFVKEESEIMSDPEVCRIKHEDTEELIDMMELKEESQELEILSQTENKFTQKNTDRAEAKTSFNCSQCGKSFLHKAALKDHRRMHNGEKPFACYECGKSCTRKRDLNRHMRVHTGEKLHVCDQCGKSFTRKESFKMHIRMHTGEKPHTCDQCGKSFTCNAILKKHIIIHAEKKPYTCDQCGKSFAQKGALDGHMRIHTGEKPHTCDQCGKSFAQKQSLTRHMIVHTEEKPHSCYQCGKRFKCEVILRNHMRIHTGEKPYTCQCGKSFTWSKCLRDHLLSHSGERPFYSDQCGKISIVESALKKHPNVHTKEKHHVCSICGKSFSLLNNLKVHQKTHTGVKDHVCFQCGKTFTTAGYLKYHRRIHTGEKPYKCSHCDKRFTLSSLLKRHEKIHTREKPYHCPPCGKSFNQSSHLKSHMKKLHPELSK from the exons ATGCCAAATTTGCTGTCACTCCCACAGCAGCTATATTTGAAACTCCATTGCAGCAGTGGTGATGAAACAGGGGGCTATGGAGCAATGGAGTTTGTGAAAGAGGAGAGTGAGATCATGAGTGATCCAGAAGTCTGCAGAATTaaacatgaagatactgaggaactaATAG ACATGATGGAATTGAAGGAGGAAAGTCAAGAGCTGGAAATACTTTCACAGACTGAAAACAAGTTCACACAGAAAAATACTGACAGAGCAGAAGCCAAAACGTCTTTCAACTGcagtcagtgtggaaagagtttcttaCATAAAGCAGCTCTTAAGGACCACAGGAGAATGCACAATGGAGAAAAACCTTTTGCATGTTATGAGTGTGGAAAGAGTTGCACACGCAAAAGAGACCTTAATcgtcacatgagagttcatactggagagaagctgCACGtgtgtgatcagtgtggaaagagtttcactcgtaAAGAAAGCTTTAAGATGCACATAAGAatgcacactggagagaaaccccACActtgtgatcagtgtggaaagagtttcacatgtaACGCAATCCTTAAGAAACACATAATAATTCACGCTGAAAAGAAGCCGtacacatgtgatcagtgtggaaagagttttgcacaaaaAGGAGCACTTGATGGACACAtgagaatccacactggagagaaaccacacacatgtgatcagtgtggaaagagttttgcacaaaaACAATCCCTTACGAGACACATGATAGTTCACACTGAAGAGAAGCCACACTCATGTTACCAGTGTGGAAAGAGATTCAAATGTGAAGTAATACTTAGgaatcacatgagaattcacactggagagaaaccgtacacttgccagtgtggaaagagtttcacatggTCAAAATGTCTCCGCGATCATCTGCTCTCTCACTCTGGAGAAAGACCATTTTACAGTGATCAGTGTGGTAAAATATCTATTGTGGAATCAGCCCTGAAGAAACACCCGAATGTTCATACAAAGGAGAAGCATCATGTCTGTTCtatttgtggaaagagtttttcatTGCTGAACAATTTGAAGGTGCACCAGAAAACACACACCGGTGTGAAGGATCATGTGTGCTTTCAGTGTGGGAAGACTTTTACTACAGCCGGTTATTTAAAATATCACCggagaatccacactggagaaaaaccttacaagtgttcacactgtgacaAGAGATTCACTCTGTCGTCTCTCCTGAAAAGACATGAGAAGATCCACACTAGAGAGAAACCGTACCACTGCCCtccatgtgggaagagtttcaacCAATCAAGTCATCTAAAGAGTCATATGAAAAAGCTTCATCCAGAGTTGTCAAAGTGA